A window from Neoarius graeffei isolate fNeoGra1 chromosome 14, fNeoGra1.pri, whole genome shotgun sequence encodes these proteins:
- the LOC132898660 gene encoding uncharacterized protein LOC132898660: MMNSNHFKLQLQSPSWGFLTLYPPPSVYLSHSLPICGTLYPPPSVYLSHSLPICGTLYPPPSVYLSHSLPICGTLYPPPSVYLSHSLPICGTLYPPPSVYLSHSLPICGTLYPPPSIYLSHSLPICGTLYPPPSVYLSHSLPICGTLYPPPSVYLSHSLPICGTLYPPPSVYLSHSLPICGTLYPPPSVYLSHSLPICGTLYPPPSVYLSLSTLHPSTCFTLYPPSVYLCPPDSLSTHLWHSLPSSIRLPVSLYPPSVYLFHSLPSICLPVSLSTLHLSTFLTLYPSSSICLTLYPSVTLPFSSCPPVSLSTCLHLPVSLSTHLCHPVPISVCLPMSLSRTLPVCLPRSPSLELCPCLTLDPSVTLYHSPSVYLSHSLPIFIYLSHSLPAFIYLSHSLPVCVTLYLSPSVYLCPCLSHYSSPSV, encoded by the exons ATGATGAACTCTAATCACTTTAAGCTGCAGCTTCA atctccttcctggggtttcctCACTCTCTACCCTCCTCCATCCGTCTACCTGTCTCACTCTCTACCCATCTGTGGCACTCTCTACCCTCCTCCATCCGTCTACCTGTCTCACTCTCTACCCATCTGTGGCACTCTCTACCCTCCTCCATCCGTCTACCTGTCTCACTCTCTACCCATCTGTGGCACTCTCTACCCTCCTCCATCCGTCTACCTGTCTCACTCTCTACCCATCTGTGGCACTCTCTACCCTCCTCCATCCGTCTACCTGTCTCACTCTCTACCCATCTGTGGCACTCTCTACCCTCCTCCATCCATCTACCTGTCTCACTCTCTACCCATCTGTGGCACTCTCTACCCTCCTCCATCCGTCTACCTGTCTCACTCTCTACCCATCTGTGGCACTCTCTACCCTCCTCCATCCGTCTACCTGTCTCACTCTCTACCCATCTGTGGCACTCTCTACCCTCCTCCATCCGTCTACCTGTCTCACTCTCTACCCATCTGTGGCACTCTCTACCCTCCTCCATCCGTCTACCTGTCTCACTCTCTACCCATCTGTGGCACTCTCTACCCTCCTCCATCCGTCTACCTGTCTCTCTCTACCCTCCATCCGTCTACCTGTTTCACTCTCTACCCTCCATCTGTCTACCT CTGTCCACCTGACTCACTCTCTACCCATCTGTGGCACTCTCTACCCTCCTCCATCCGTCTACCTGTCTCTCTCTACCCTCCATCCGTCTACCTGTTTCACTCTCTACCCTCCATCTGTCTACCTGTCTCACTCTCTACCCTCCATCTGTCTACCTTTCTCACTCTCTACCCATCTTCAtctatctgtctcactctctaccCATCTGTCACTCTACCCTTCTCCAGCTGTccacctgtctcactctctaCCTGCCTTCATCTACCTGTCTCACTCTCTACCCATCTGTGTCACCCTGTACCCATCTCCGTCTGTCTACCCATGTCCCTGTCTCGCACtctacctgtctgtctccctcGCTCTCCATCTCTCGAGCTGTGTCCCTGTCTCACACTCGACCCATCTGTCACTCTCTACCATTCTCCATCGGTCTACCTGTCTCACTCTCTACCCATCTTCAtctatctgtctcactctctaccCGCCTTCATCTACCTGTCTCACTCTCTACCCGTCTGTGTCACTCTGTACCTGTCTCCGTCTGTCTACCTGTGTCCCTGTCTCTCTCACTACTCGTCTCCGTCTGTCTAG